Proteins from a genomic interval of Plasmodium reichenowi strain SY57 chromosome 13, whole genome shotgun sequence:
- a CDS encoding septum formation protein MAF-like protein codes for MKEYSHIIGAGDLFKSEDRCWVLLASKSPRRIELMKLMGIKNLYICESGFEENLDKHIFSCAEDYVKENALNKGLNVVEHVWFSNNTETEDITSNGIKDLDIKVKRENNSNHSNDYSKYEIMNINSKFEPLPKIIISCDTIVTLNNEIIEKPVNKQHAHDILKKLSSNVHSVFTAVCIFLYKKKIPITFIEKTQVYFDDLMEEDILQYINTKEPYDKAGAYSIQGVGSQFIKKIDGCYYNVMGLPINKLSKFLTKLYIDEEFSV; via the coding sequence ATGAAGGAATATTCTCATATTATTGGAGCGGGAGATTTGTTTAAGAGTGAGGATAGATGTTGGGTTCTTTTGGCTAGTAAATCGCCTCGAAGGATTGAATTAATGAAGTTAATGggtataaaaaatttatatatttgtgaATCAGGTTTCGAAGAAAATTTAGATAAGcatattttttcttgtgCTGAAGATTATGTTAAAGAAAATGCATTAAATAAGGGTTTGAATGTTGTTGAACATGTATGGTTTTCTAATAATACAGAAACTGAAGATATAACTTCAAATGGTATCAAAGATTTAGATATCAAGGTAAAGAGAGAAAACAATAGTAACCATTCAAATGATTATAgtaaatatgaaataatgAACATAAATAGTAAGTTTGAACCATTACctaaaattattatatcttgTGATACCATTGTAACActaaataatgaaataatagaaaaaCCAGTAAATAAACAACATGCACatgatattttaaaaaaattatcatcGAATGTTCATAGTGTATTTACTGCTGTATgtatatttctatataaaaaaaaaataccCATAACTTTTATTGAGAAAACACAAGTATATTTTGATGACTTAATGGAAGAAGATATTTTACAGTATATAAATACTAAAGAACCATATGATAAAGCAGGGGCATATTCTATACAAGGTGTCGGATCCCagtttataaaaaaaattgatggttgttattataatgttaTGGGTTTGCCTATAAATAAATTGTCTAAATTTTTGACAAAGTTATACATAGATGAAGAGTTCTCCgtataa
- a CDS encoding putative membrane protein (conserved Plasmodium membrane protein, unknown function) translates to MINQDIKIKDKEMVRTYNLLGKNYHFMLKEYDNLCSINIIKNNIINFRIVKNLLAINNLIDQVDKSLLLNIFEENVNNDLLLVLSKNNSNFILKLLAIFYIKLSKNTKFNITNHFYRIFDLNKNTNNTSGELKNIPENLFKNAIILISLILYHLPIRLSYHIPTIIDYSKKIRKSDNLELKYFYQKCINSIIKYGKLNISECDKIFKYLKKSLNDKDFFIQYIALKCLSNLFILHPEYSLLEYEYFINHIIDNININNYVSVVYLKYVIRFVSIIFCNCANVNYYNSKDNDGTNKKHIDDIFLFNLNIMKKKKKKYSDEDIRDEDYIDEKKKSYNDNNNNNNNVKSDIIEDNFNNNINNNINYNNHNNNHEEIKKKHHFFSDLLKTATEELVSKISKIKTDEKGGDVEGYMKVESIDGFLFQNYNEYNKKILRKMKNVLFIYNFNSFLSYFKNILLNIFSDVHHDYNELKKLHFLNILEKYNYYKKESHPFLDKHDYSSYVNKKSYDKKFEFLRNPTNANIINLTYNKETNDYINIILEYENKLMREKEFWLYSELVPLTVEDKNANKFYTTLIRNTLLKVIFFESFKKCILFSKKFSAKSIIKIIEFFIYILEFLCSSCVKNRNIGGVFYTDNISNSFEIKYCIFYFTKIIKQLIKHRKKDTYTVVKEKENKARFEELNKMYPPLQETINENNDINNDDNIDSNDDDNIDSNDDDNIDSNDDDNIDNNDDDNNDNNVNNDNNVNNDNNVNNDNNVNNHNNDNYDNIDKICDEKNNIKGKDKMDHIHNSSDSHISKDQQNHSHSSCESEENLSRQNSQLSSTNITNDTHIKEGEEKNEHIYEKHSKGNKTNISEHTDNNNMKDANKRKKKKNHPNAKSSSSKTKYNNFFGDYNSFLGIMPFYNKEEKKGKINKEEKKGNIHKEEKKNKTLKKSKSNKSSDKNYDKNTYEQPNNNTYCEERHIRIFLENNVKKYLNLNNDTNLDINEKKKNDIILKALMNLYNKIIMNHNINVEKYEKYERFLKLIINNMNGIYIDIDLLKHIIQLFLKVYLKFPCYIYNLITLLVNYITIINANFMTSLTLNTFDHIEKQVSILIISSISLNKILYFSFQHYKIYHLNNLIYCIFDICKLFLSKVQTHPLKTINELRRIISFFLIYSIVFSIVYEVKNNVCYTYQDNKMLAIIDEGAGVDKNIDINISFNNMIIYEKMKNYFINYEILYNNSLFKLIQDILNVMINEIDEEKIHYFILSYEEQLSKKKMNSHNFFIVDNMFIFIYILKNIYVMLSSHMLTFLFFDYIYNIVSILFNFFTKINEIRIKYNSKMNKSLSNNKQNLVDNEKNNNEINNENNNIFTLEDLKKHNQIKKKISREQKKRSKKKKTVTTNAFKKKITHFYFYEHGFTQICRSINIENILLLFLIYMVKVFYRINKFILFINKSYHMNEDEKMNQVSLSYNQSENDNKFIEPNNKSNNITLEECNKYKMFLKKENTQNNMNKLFNILDAFTNVNTNDELYFDFFMSVLINFVNNKNNFDDLIINTLIKEKCVSKSREKYYAKKKKEDKNKYIWGYSKELEILHMLTNDYDIYYDIALISFVYLFELYLKKKKIENNTKNKKHKHVYIYFNKVMKYIYSWDINKKENKNILILCLFILDNFFNKKCFYKNNMKSKFFKSIMPLFNLLNDNFNQQKYYLINFLIIKILTYFIGCNENIDTYIFSYIMKLYETYSSYIIKEKNTDLYIFISILIKNVTLSYHKLKYTNCFNRKKYLKKIKKKKLNYFPGSHNIISNKLRNEHYNLENVDNEVKKICWKCQDNEKYDYINNSQKYDSLLLSMECITTYSNKIYSSVNKKKLTNKEHHSIHSNEQIVELNSKVRKGSTSNINMIGNLSPQTYIKKTKDEILHLFDLYGDILKVIPHNKDIFIRVLKNFNSIIKRMKNHINVVRVEKCLDIVCAYILKRENVNSFNFRITRGKYIIRLYNNILNILKRIKHENGYKNKMKNNYNINHQHHHGDHKHNNHRNHEYHNYQGTNISKEIDKKLLCILEIFLISYEKKINHNIFKTFNLLFDVIDKIELETYTYAISAIIQKSIFFGNMRIMEYAIICLYNLFRKNVIIPLHENFDYYLLIIHNFYNNNNNILYNNIKALLKCRICIYGIFNINQWVKLFENVLSVKNIFIYDIIKFKSKGSFSKFDCKNSVKKYNDQNYVKENNLLTNDTAYIENNNNINSKCNNNNNNSNRSSSTCCGFTFYTSLFDEHYNFNIHINLNKEKIAQNSCMKNNKSKYIFNLFKMRKNDIIFSDNTKHLVMSLLYFFLKRISVSSHIYVHNDSYFSNYMKKVLRDRTILKVERKLGRNKYGNVKKIDSLNIKNIKDKQHSNTYNDNNLYSSLNSEEMDKNYHHSNENVIQKINYIELILIDNSNTDDYNSVYNKNTLIDETNFTKINLEYILDNCTLYTNFELLLKIILNNINYGIKHYRLSRLAIKILIVYLNIFKSSKIIIDEFSCANNEIKLLTNYEINIFTSLKMYYESFNFMYLNNKKDNSLSHTNYNNNNNNNNSSSSNFNINYYHPGNHNNNNNNINNNHNDNHNSINNIITNNIYGEKKEQLQFSHFFLYPLMDIYNLFLFLNDIKLCNSHNKFVEYFFYFAIKKPNDYLKKKQCIDMQHSGNDKLEHDKNDHMNKTNSIYKNFKDVEETEDKQRFLINSSLFFSEFDSCVYFLFTYKSFCYYIINNEKCQNNLSQYNLAFIIRNINYILFDSIILYLWSFDYNKQNDDKDIVNYNNHMHKFFTCVNEKSRSLSIFYFNAFPVFIQFLNIVKSFVTLNKRNYLLFKILISFLCYHIRQYHDMLKEETKEIYLKFIYNYLILIEFSYDYDMEQTEEQQKNQKGEMINQNDTKNNNDEKDENSSNEKKDLNICPKSTIDNTPNKIKKLEFFKIVLDYILTYLVNFINIKNVANILEVMQTAHDNLFIMEGNEIDDNMLCNMFTLNIYIINKFLNTNYKNEKDVIILLLWKSFLNSFMLLEKMNDLEIKENVKNLLIYLFLKKMNLLNDEKLSSKLLKYAFQYSSIYDLNNYLKQMKNEEKEQIITILFTKDLYKLKLFYIKIIVFIHYVNACENTLDGDTQSYFSQEILQIFINFTRKLKTIYIYNNDIHIKHEDKNLRRQMINSSINIIQNIFTLIKEKDESLIFYFFYNLMNQENMLIPLITTKISMKNSLEYYTFLSAHSYLQDIVCYSIKIVGIFFETFLHKVHLLKKVFIVFVTYIYKMISLCDKGNITITKSFLVYPQEKEERKITKFLKETDYCSTYIFDNPDKFEITSNNNMTIYFKEVIEIFRNMAFKNSNLFKEMILNIGAEEKILIYTLMKESIDTEKQNEEQNEENTEKLDFSFVN, encoded by the exons atgataaatcaagatataaaaataaaagataaagaaaTGGTTAGgacatataatttattaggaaagaattatcattttatgTTAAAGGAATATGACAATTTATGtagtataaatataataaaaaataatataataaattttagaatagtaaaaaatttattagcaataaataatttaatagaTCAAGTTGATAAATCGTTAttgttaaatatatttgaagaaaatgtaaataatgatttattattgGTATTGTCAAAAAACAATTCTAATTTCATATTAAAATTGTTAgctatattttatataaaacttAGTAAGAATacaaaatttaatattactaatcatttttatagaatatttgatttaaataaaaatacaaataatacatCGGGTGAATTGAAAAATATCCCagaaaatttatttaaaaatgctattatattaatttcatTGATTTTGTATCATCTACCCATAAGATTATCTTATCACATCCCAACCATAATAGACTACTcaa AAAAGATTCGAAAATCTGATAACCTAGAactaaaatatttttatcaaaagTGCATCAATTCTATAATAAAATACGGTAAACTAAATATATCGGAGTGTGATAAaattttcaaatatttaaaaaaaagtttgAATGATAAAGATTTTTTCATTCAGTATATTGCATTGAAATGTTTATCaaatttgtttattttacaTCCAGAATATTCTCTGTTAGAATATGAATACTttataaatcatataatagataatataaatataaataattatgtgAGTGTTGTATATTTGAAATATGTTATAAGATTTGTTAGCATAATATTTTGCAACTGTGCAAATgtgaattattataatagtAAAGATAATGATGGAACtaataaaaaacatatagatgatatttttttatttaatttaaatattatgaagaaaaaaaaaaagaaatacTCTGATGAGGATATTAGAGATGAAGATTATATTGATGAGAAAAAGAAAtcatataatgataataataataataataataatgtaaaaagTGATATCATCGAagataattttaataataatattaataacaatattaattataataatcataataataatcatgaagaaataaaaaagaaacatcACTTTTTCTCGGATCTATTAAAAACAGCAACGGAAGAACTTGTGTCAAAAATtagtaaaataaaaactgATGAAAAAGGAGGTGATGTAGAAGGTTATATGAAAGTTGAAAGTATTGATGGTTTCCTATTTCAgaattataatgaatataataagaaaatattaagaaaaatgaaaaatgttttatttatttataattttaattcatttttaagttattttaaaaacatattattaaatatattttcagATGTTCATCATGATTATAATGAATTGAAAAAgttacattttttaaatattttagaaaaatataattattataagaaaGAATCTCATCCTTTTTTGGATAAACATGATTATTCATCATATGTGAATAAAAAATcttatgataaaaaatttgaATTTTTAAGAAATCCAACAAATgcaaatataataaatttaacatacaataaagaaacaaatgattatattaatataatattagaatatgaaaataaattaatgAGAGAAAAAGAATTTTGGTTATATAGCGAATTAGTACCATTAACTGTAGAAGATAAGAACGCTAACAAATTTTATACTACTTTAATAAGAAATACATTATTAAaagttatattttttgaatcatttaaaaaatgtattttattttcaaaaaagTTTAGTGCTAAAtctattattaaaattattgaattttttatatatatcttagAATTTTTATGTTCATCTTGTGTGAAGAATAGAAATATTGGAGGGGTCTTTTATACTGATAACATATCAAATAGTTTTGAGATAAAGTATTGTATATTCTATTTTACCAAAATAATTAAACAATTAATTAAGCACAGGAAAAAGGATACCTACACAGTTGTGAAGGAGAAAGAAAATAAGGCAAGGTTTGAAGAACTGAATAAGATGTATCCACCTCTTCAAGAGACcataaatgaaaataatgatataaataatgatgataatattgacagtaatgatgatgataatattgaCAGTAATGACGATGATAATATTGACAgtaatgatgatgataatattgacaataatgatgatgataataatgataataatgtcaataatgataataatgtcaataatgataataatgtcaataatgataataatgtcaataatcataataatgacAATTATGACAATATTGATAAAATTTgtgatgaaaaaaataacataaagGGTAAAGATAAAATGGATCATATTCATAATTCTAGTGATTCACATATATCAAAGGATCAACAAAATCATTCCCATTCATCTTGTGAAAGTGAGGAAAACCTATCCCGACAAAACAGCCAACTTTCCAGCACAAATATTACGAACGATACACATATAAAAGAAGGGgaggaaaaaaatgaacatatatatgaaaaacaTTCGAAAGgtaataaaacaaatattaGTGAACATAcagataataataatatgaaagatgctaataaaagaaaaaaaaaaaagaatcaTCCAAATGCTAAATCTTCAAGTAgcaaaacaaaatataataatttttttggagattataattcatttttgGGTATCATGccattttataataaagaggaaaaaaaaggaaaaataaataaagaggaaaaaaaaggaaatattcataaagaggaaaaaaaaaataaaacacTTAAGAAAAGTAAATCTAATAAAAGTAgtgataaaaattatgataagAACACATATGAACAAcctaataataatacatattgTGAAGAAAGACATATTAGAATATTTCTAGAAAATAATGTGAAGAAATATCTAAATCTAAATAATGACACCAATTTGGATATcaatgaaaaaaaaaaaaatgacaTAATTTTAAAAGCGTTAATGAacttatataataaaattataatgaatcataatataaatgtagagaaatatgaaaaatatgaaagaTTTCTGAAACTtatcataaataatatgaatggtatatatattgatatagatttattaaaacatattatacaattatttttaaaagtatatttaaaatttccatgttatatttataatttaataacaTTATTAGTAAATTATATTACTATAATTAATGCAAATTTTATGACTTCCTTAACATTAAATACATTTGACCATATAGAAAAGCAAGTAAgtatattaattataagttctatatcattaaataaaatattatatttctctTTCCAAcattacaaaatatatcacttaaataatttaatatattgtatatttgatatatgtaagttatttttatcaaaagTACAAACTCATCCCTTAAAAACTATTAACGAATTAAGAAGaataatatcttttttcttaatatattctataGTCTTTTCAATAGTTTACGAagttaaaaataatgtatgTTATACATACcaagataataaaatgttgGCCATTATAGATGAAGGTGCAGGTgtagataaaaatatagatataaaCATATCCTTTAAcaatatgataatttatgaaaagatgaaaaattattttattaattatgaaatattatataataatagcctttttaaattaatacaAGATATACTTAATGTAATGATCAATGAAAttgatgaagaaaaaatccattatttcattttatcaTATGAAGAACAGTTGagtaagaaaaaaatgaattctcataacttttttatagtagacaatatgtttatttttatatatatattaaagaatatttatgttatgTTATCATCCCATATGTTAACATTTCTGTTCTTTGATTACATTTACAATATTGTAAGTATTCtattcaatttttttacaaaaataaatgaaataagaataaaatataatagtaAGATGAATAAGTCGTTAAGTAACAATAAACAGAACCTAGttgataatgaaaaaaataataatgaaattaataatgaaaataataatatttttactttggaagatttaaaaaaacataaccagataaagaaaaaaatttcaagagaacaaaaaaaacgttcaaaaaaaaaaaagacaGTTACTACTAATGCcttcaaaaaaaagattacccatttttatttttatgaacaTGGTTTCACACAAATATGTAGatcaataaatatagaaaatattttattactttttttaatatatatggtaAAAGTATTTTAtagaattaataaatttattttattcataaataaatcatatcatatgaatgaggatgaaaaaatgaatCAAGTCTCACTAAGTTATAATCAATCAGAAAATGATAACAAATTTATTGAAcctaataataaaagtaataatattacgTTAGAGGAATGTAATAAgtataaaatgtttttaaaaaaggaaaatacACAGAATAACatgaataaattatttaacaTACTAGACGCTTTCACAAATGTAAATACAAATgatgaattatattttgatttttttatgtctgttcttattaattttgttaataataaaaataatttcgatgatttgataataaatacgttaataaaagaaaaatgtgTAAGTAAGTCTagagaaaaatattatgccaaaaaaaaaaaagaggataaaaataaatatatatgggGATATTCAAAAGAATTAgaaatattacatatgtTAACTAATgattatgatatatattatgacATAGCCTTGATCAGTTTTGTATATCtatttgaattatatttaaaaaagaaaaaaatagaaaataatactaaaaataaaaaacataaacacgtatatatttattttaataaagttatgaaatatatttatagttgggatataaataaaaaggaaaataaaaatatattaatattatgtttattcatattagataatttttttaacaaaaaatgtttttataaaaataacatgAAATCAAAGTTTTTTAAAAGCATCATGccattatttaatttattaaatgataattttaatCAGCAAAAATATTATCTCATAAATTTCttaatcataaaaatattaacatattttattggatgtaatgaaaatattgatacatatatatttagctatattatgaaattatatgaaacgtattcttcttatattattaaagaaaaaaatacagatttatatatattcatttccatattaataaaaaatgtaacaTTGTCATATCATAAATTGAAATATACAAATTGTTTTAATAGAAAGAAAtatcttaaaaaaattaagaaaaaaaaattaaattatttccCAGGTTctcataatattattagtaATAAATTAAGAAATGAGCATTATAATTTGGAAAATGTAGATAACGAAGTAAAAAAGATTTGTTGGAAGTGTCAAGAcaatgaaaaatatgactatataaataattcacAGAAATATGATAGTCTCTTATTATCGATGGAATGTATAACTACATATTCAAATAAGATATATAGTAGTgtgaataaaaaaaaattaacaaatAAGGAACACCATTCAATACATTCGAATGAACAAATAGTAGAATTAAATTCAAAGGTTCGTAAAGGAAGTACAtcaaatattaatatgataGGAAATTTATCACcacaaacatatataaaaaaaacaaaagatGAAATACTCCATCTATTTGATCTTTATGGAGACATCCTAAAGGTAATTCCAcataataaagatatttttataagagttttaaaaaattttaattccataataaaaagaatgaaGAATCATATTAATGTTGTTCGAGTTGAAAAATGTTTAGATATTGTATGtgcatatattttaaagaGAGAAAATGTTAACTCTTTTAACTTTAGAATTACAAGAGGTAAGTATATTATAagattatataataatatattgaatatattGAAGAGGATAAAACATGAAAAtggatataaaaataaaatgaaaaataattataatataaatcatCAACATCATCATGGTGATCACAAGCATAATAATCATCGTAACCATgaatatcataattatcaaGGTACAAATATATCCAAAGAAATTGATAAGAAATTATTGTGTATATTggaaatttttttaatttcatatgaaaaaaaaattaaccataatatttttaagaCATTCAATCTTTTATTCGATGTAATAGATAAAATAGAATTAGAAACATATACGTATGCGATATCAGCAATTATACAGAAGAGTATATTCTTTGGAAATATGAGAATAATGGAATATGcaattatatgtttatataactTGTTTAGGAAAAATGTCATTATACCGTTGCATGAAAATTTTGATTACTACcttttaataattcataatttttataataataataataatatattatataataatataaaagctttattaaaatgcagaatatgtatatatggaatttttaatataaatcaatgggttaaattatttgaaaatgttttaagtgtaaaaaatatttttatatatgacataataaaatttaaatcaAAGGGCTCGTTTTCTAAGTTTGATTGTAAGAATAGTgtaaagaaatataatgatCAAAATTATGTGAAGGAAAATAACTTATTAACAAATGATACAGCGtatattgaaaataataataatattaatagtaaatgtaataataataataataatagtaatagaAGTAGTAGTACGTGTTGCGGGTTTACTTTTTACACGTCTTTATTTGATGaacattataattttaatattcatataaatttaaataaagaaaaaattgCACAAAATAGTTgtatgaaaaataataagtcaaaatatatttttaaccTTTTTAAAATGAGGAAAAAcgatattattttttctgACAACACTAAACATTTAGTTATGAGTTTGTTGtacttttttttgaaaagaATAAGTGTATCGTCTCATATTTATGTTCATAATGATTCCTATTTCTctaattatatgaaaaaagtATTGAGAGATCGTACTATTTTAAAAGTAGAACGAAAATTGGgtagaaataaatatggaAACGTAAAGAAAATTGATAGTCttaatataaagaatataaaagataagCAACATAgtaatacatataatgataataatttatatagtAGCTTAAATTCAGAAGAGATGgataaaaattatcatcatagcaatgaaaatgttatacaaaaaataaattatattgaacttatattaatagataatagtaatactgatgattataatagtgtatataataagaatacTCTAATTGATGAAACaaattttacaaaaattaatttggagtatatattagataattgtacattatatacaaatttcgaattattattaaaaataattctaaataatataaattatggAATAAAACATTATAGGTTATCAAGATTAgctataaaaatattgattgtatatttaaatatatttaagtcatcaaaaattataatcGATGAATTTTCATGTGcaaataatgaaataaaattacttacgaattatgaaataaatatatttacgtctttaaaaatgtattatgaatcttttaattttatgtatttaaataataaaaaagacAATTCATTATCTCATActaattataataataataataataataataatagtagtagtagtaattttaatattaattattacCATCCAGGTAaccataataataataataataatattaataataatcataatgataatcataatagtattaataatattattacaaacaatatttatggggaaaaaaaagaacagCTACAATTttcacatttttttctatacCCACTTATGgacatatataatttatttctattcttaaatgatataaaattatgtaactcacataataaatttgtggaatattttttctattttgCCATAAAAAAACCCAATGATtatcttaaaaaaaaacaatgTATAGATATGCAACATTCTGGAAATGATAAATTAGAGcatgataaaaatgatcatatgaataaaacaaatagtatatataaaaattttaaggATGTAGAAGAAACGGAAGATAAACAACGTTTTTTAATTAACtcatctttatttttctcaGAATTTGATTCTTGTgtttattttctttttactTATAAATCATTCTGTTactatattataaataatgagaAATGTCAAAATAACCTATCTCAATATAATTTAGCGTttattataagaaatataaattatatattatttgattcaataatattatatttatggtcttttgattataataaacaaaatgatgataaagaTATAGTAAActataataatcatatgCATAAATTCTTTACTTGTGTAAATGAAAAATCAAGATCtttatcaatattttattttaacGCCTTTCCTGTATTTATacaatttttaaatattgtCAAATCATTTGTTacattaaataaaagaaattatttactttttaaaatacTTATTTCTTTTCTGTGTTATCATATAAGGCAATATCATGACATGTTGAAAGAAGAAACcaaagaaatatatttgaaatttatttataattatttaattcttaTTGAATTTTCATATGACTATGATATGGAACAAACAGAagaacaacaaaaaaatcaaaaagGCGAAATGATTAATCAAAATGATACTAAAAATAACAATGATGAAAAGGATGAAAACAGCtcaaatgaaaaaaaagaccTCAATATTTGTCCTAAATCTACAATTGATAATACACcgaataaaattaaaaaactagaattttttaaaattgtgttagattatatattaaccTATTTAgtaaattttataaatattaaaaatgttgCAAATATATTGGAAGTGATGCAAACAGCTCATGACAATTTATTCATAATGGAAGGAAATGAAATAGATGATAATATGTTATGCAATATGTTCACgttaaatatttatattattaataaatttttaaatactaattataaaaatgaaaaagatgttataatacttttattatGGAAATCGTTTTTAAACTCATTTATGCTTTTggaaaaaatgaatgatTTAGAAATCAAAGAAAATGTAAAGAacttattaatatatttatttttaaaaaaaatgaatttgTTAAATGACGAAAAATTATCAAGTAAATTACTTAAATATGCCTTTCAGTACTCATCTATATATGAtttgaataattatttaaaacaaatgaaaaatgaagaaaaagaacaaataataactattctttttacaaaagatttatataagttaaaattattttatattaaaataatcGTATTTATACATTATGTTAATGCTTGTGAAAATACATTAGATGGAGATACCCAGAGTTATTTTAGTCAAGAAATTCtacaaatatttataaattttacaAGAAAATTGAAgacaatatatatatataataatgatattcATATTAAACATGAAGACAAAAATTTAAGAAGACAAATGATTAATTCTTccataaatattatacaaaatatatttacattaataaaagaaaaagacGAATCccttatattttattttttttataatttgaTGAATCAAGAAAATATGCTTATACCTTTAATTACTACAAAGATATCAATGAAAAATTCTTTAGAATATTATACGTTCTTATCGGCACACTCATATTTACAAGATATTGTTTGTTATTCTATTAAAATAGTAggtattttttttgaaacatttttacataaggtgcatttattaaaaaaagtgTTCATAGTCTTTGTTAcgtatatttataaaatgattTCATTATGTGATAAAGGTAATATTACAATAACAAAAAGTTTCTTAGTATATCCAcaagaaaaagaagaaagaaaaataacAAAGTTCTTAAAAGAGACAGATTATTGttctacatatatatttgataatCCTGACAAGTTTGAAATAACAagcaataataatatgactatatattttaaagaaGTAATAGAAATTTTTAGAAATATGGCGTTTAAGAATTCTAATCTATTTAAAGAAATGATTCTTAATATAGGTGCcgaagaaaaaatattgatatatacCTTAATGAAGGAATCGATAGATACAGAAAAGCAAAATGAGGAACAAAATGAAGAGAATACTGAAAAATTGGATTTCAGTTTTGTTAATTga